A genomic region of Homo sapiens chromosome 17 genomic patch of type NOVEL, GRCh38.p14 PATCHES HSCHR17_13_CTG4 contains the following coding sequences:
- the KRTAP17-1 gene encoding keratin-associated protein 17-1, with protein MGCCPGDCFTCCTQEQNCCEECCCQPGCCGCCGSCCGCGGSGCGGSGCGGSCCGSSCCGSGCGGCGGCGGCGGGCCGSSCCGSSCCGSGCCGPVCCQPTPICDTK; from the coding sequence ATGGGGTGCTGCCCGGGGGACTGCTTCACCTGCTGCACCCAGGAGCAAAACTGCTGTGAAGAGTGCTGCTGTCAGCCgggctgctgtggctgctgcGGCTCCTGCTGTGGCTGTGGGGGCTCTGGCTGCGGGGGCTCTGGCTGCGGGGGCAGCTGCTGCGGATCGTCTTGCTGTGGATCTGGCTGCGGAGGCTGTGGAGGCTGCGGAGGCTGCGGGGGTGGCTGCTGTGGATCCAGTTGCTGTGGGTCCAGTTGCTGCGGCTCCGGGTGCTGTGGGCCTGTGTGCTGCCAGCCCACACCTATATGCGACACAAAATGA
- the KRT33A gene encoding keratin, type I cuticular Ha3-I isoform X1, which translates to MLSREVNRYLLPSAKSMLVESTNHPLSLFYARMADFEEVNTLRCQLGDRLNVEVDAAPTVDLNQVLNETRSQYEALVETNRREVEQWFATQTEELNKQVVSSSEQLQSYQAEIIELRRTVNALEIELQAQHNLRDSLENTLTESEARYSSQLSQVQRLITNVESQLAEIRSDLERQNQEYQVLLDVRARLECEINTYRSLLESEDCKLPSNPCATTNACDKSTGPCISNPCGLRARCGPCNTFGY; encoded by the exons ATGCTTAGCAGGGAAGTAAACAGATACTTATTGCCTTCAGCAAAATCTATGCTGGTGGAATCAACAAATCACCCTTTAAGTCTCTTCTATGCCAGGATGGCAGATTTTGAA GAGGTTAACACCCTGCGCTGCCAGCTTGGAGACCGCCTCAACGTGGAGGTGGACGCTGCTCCCACTGTGGACCTGAACCAGGTCCTGAATGAGACCAGGAGTCAGTATGAGGCCCTGGTGGAAACCAACCGCAGGGAAGTGGAGCAATGGTTCGCCACGCAG ACCGAGGAGCTGAACAAGCAGGTGGTATCCAGCTCGGAGCAGCTGCAGTCCTACCAGGCGGAGATCATCGAGCTGAGACGCACGGTCAATGCCCTGGAGATCGAGCTGCAGGCCCAGCACAACCTG CGAGACTCTCTGGAAAACACGCTGACAGAGAGCGAGGCCCGCTACAGCTCCCAGCTGTCCCAGGTGCAGAGACTGATCACCAACGTGGAGTCCCAGCTGGCGGAGATCCGCAGTGACCTGGAGCGGCAGAACCAGGAGTATCAGGTGCTGCTGGACGTGCGGGCGCGGCTGGAGTGTGAGATCAACACGTACCGGAGCCTGCTGGAGAGCGAGGACTGCAA GCTCCCCTCCAACCCCTGCGCCACAACCAATGCATGTGACAAGTCCACTGGGCCCTGTATCTCTAATCCCTGTGGCCTACGTGCTCGGTGTGGGCCTTGCAACACATTTGGGTACTAG
- the KRT33A gene encoding keratin, type I cuticular Ha3-I, with the protein MSYSCGLPSLSCRTSCSSRPCVPPSCHGCTLPGACNIPANVSNCNWFCEGSFNGSEKETMQFLNDRLASYLEKVRQLERDNAELENLIRERSQQQEPLVCASYQSYFKTIEELQQKILCSKSENARLVVQIDNAKLASDDFRTKYETELSLRQLVESDINGLRRILDELTLCRSDLEAQVESLKEELLCLKQNHEQEVNTLRCQLGDRLNVEVDAAPTVDLNQVLNETRSQYEALVETNRREVEQWFATQTEELNKQVVSSSEQLQSYQAEIIELRRTVNALEIELQAQHNLRDSLENTLTESEARYSSQLSQVQRLITNVESQLAEIRSDLERQNQEYQVLLDVRARLECEINTYRSLLESEDCKLPSNPCATTNACDKSTGPCISNPCGLRARCGPCNTFGY; encoded by the exons ATGTCTTACAGTTGTGGCCTGCCCAGCCTGAGCTGCCGCACCAGCTGCTCCTCCCGGCCCTGTGTGCCCCCCAGCTGCCACGGCTGCACCCTGCCCGGGGCCTGCAACATCCCCGCCAATGTGAGCAACTGCAACTGGTTCTGTGAGGGCTCCTTCAATGGCAGTGAGAAGGAGACCATGCAGTTCCTGAACGACCGCCTGGCCAGCTACCTGGAGAAGGTGCGTCAGCTGGAGCGGGACAACGCGGAGCTGGAGAACCTCATCCGGGAGCGGTCACAGCAGCAGGAGCCCTTGGTGTGTGCCAGCTACCAGTCCTACTTCAAGACCATTGAGGAGCTCCAGCAGAAG ATCCTGTGCAGCAAGTCTGAGAATGCCAGGCTTGTGGTGCAGATCGACAATGCCAAGCTGGCCTCAGATGACTTCAGGACCAA ATATGAGACCGAGCTGTCCCTGCGGCAGCTGGTGGAGTCGGACATCAATGGCCTGCGCAGGATCCTGGATGAGCTGACCCTGTGCAGGTCTGACCTGGAGGCCCAGGTGGAGTCCCTGAAGGAGGAGCTGCTGTGCCTCAAGCAGAACCATGAGCAG GAGGTTAACACCCTGCGCTGCCAGCTTGGAGACCGCCTCAACGTGGAGGTGGACGCTGCTCCCACTGTGGACCTGAACCAGGTCCTGAATGAGACCAGGAGTCAGTATGAGGCCCTGGTGGAAACCAACCGCAGGGAAGTGGAGCAATGGTTCGCCACGCAG ACCGAGGAGCTGAACAAGCAGGTGGTATCCAGCTCGGAGCAGCTGCAGTCCTACCAGGCGGAGATCATCGAGCTGAGACGCACGGTCAATGCCCTGGAGATCGAGCTGCAGGCCCAGCACAACCTG CGAGACTCTCTGGAAAACACGCTGACAGAGAGCGAGGCCCGCTACAGCTCCCAGCTGTCCCAGGTGCAGAGACTGATCACCAACGTGGAGTCCCAGCTGGCGGAGATCCGCAGTGACCTGGAGCGGCAGAACCAGGAGTATCAGGTGCTGCTGGACGTGCGGGCGCGGCTGGAGTGTGAGATCAACACGTACCGGAGCCTGCTGGAGAGCGAGGACTGCAA GCTCCCCTCCAACCCCTGCGCCACAACCAATGCATGTGACAAGTCCACTGGGCCCTGTATCTCTAATCCCTGTGGCCTACGTGCTCGGTGTGGGCCTTGCAACACATTTGGGTACTAG